The genomic window GTTCAAAGCGTTCTTACCACACACATTAATTTAACATCTGCTTTGACcttgttctgataccttaatgaatatccatttccaagaaccagtcaaacatcagctgtatCCAACTATTTctgtgctctttcttcttctcgtgtacCACTGTCGACCAAGTTCACAATTGTGTTATCAAAATCTTAGAATTGAGGAAAGCAAGTATTAGGAGGACAGGCTCAATTGTCTACTGCATAGTTTtccatgctgttgtttttttatatttgttataAAGATGACTTTTTTGATAAAATTTGGCTTAATGATACATGAAAATAACCATTCCAAGCATCTGCCACGAAAAATAAGCGTTTTGATAACTGTACGATCAAAGGAATTTTTGCCTCTGACCTCAAGCTAATTTGCACCCACTTCGCCATTTTGTTGTCATCTGCTGTAAACCACGAGATCTTTTTTCACTTGATTATTTCGCCGCCGTGAGTTCATCTTAGTCTCAAAGTGAAGAGTTTTACTCTGAAGATGAATCGCTGACTGCATCTGATGCAGAATCCAGTAATTCAGGTGAATTCCAGCCTGCACGGCCAGTGAAAGCTTCATGTCGAGCCAACATTTTGcctgacactgacaggtgagctATATTTGGCAACAGTCACCTCCTTTGTTTACATTGCTGACTGGCTTTTCAGGCAGACCTGCACAATTCTCGAAGATAATAACTGTAAGGTGGGAAGTtattgttttgtgcatgtgttgtttgttgtatttgacggtatttgtgtgtctgcgtaCACAATGACAGTGGCTGCTGCGAGTGAGCTGCTTTGTTTACAGATGGTGTCAGTTGAGTGAAGAGCTTGAGAACATTGCATGATGTAATGTATGCTTTGTTGAACTTTTCACGCAGATTTTAGACATATGATGTAATATGCTATTTGTATATAATTGCTTGCTTgctctctcgatttctctcttgattttttcctctctcttgtgtcttgtgtgtgtatgtgtgtgtgctctgtttacTGTGTGCTTTCTCCTCTTTTTACTTGTGGTTGTGCCCTGGGCACATTGATTTTGGATATCAGGTGTGTTTTATATATTTTACACAACATGACATTCCTTTTTACCTTGTTTGTTCTGATGAGGACCTGGGCCCCCCTGAGGATCTACCTGACTTCATGCCCAAGGTTCAGCCAAGTGTCCAGCAACCTGACATGAGAACATGGGAGGATCGACGCAAGTACCTCACACCGTTATCTTTTTTCCTGCTGTTTTTCACTCAAGACCTTGTTCAGCGTTTGTGTAATTATACAAATGAATATGCCAGACTTCATGGACATGAAAGACGTTCTCTGTACAGTGGTTGGACTGATGTAACACCTGAAGATGTGTATTCATTTTTGGCCCTCCTTATGTACATGGCAGATGTTCAGGTACCCAATGTTGAATGCTATTGGTTTGCCGCTCCCTTGTTGCATGGTCTGCGGGCGAGGCGGTTTGTGTCAAAATAAAAAATCAAGGCAGTGCAGGGTTTTCTGAAAATTTGTAACGCTGCCACTGAAAACATTGTCGTTGACAAACTGTGTAAGGCTCAGTTTTTACATGACTGTATTAGACCAAAATGCATGAAGCTGAACCAACCATACATGAACATAGCAGTGGATGAAAGAATGGTTAGAAACAGAGATAGATTTT from Babylonia areolata isolate BAREFJ2019XMU chromosome 1, ASM4173473v1, whole genome shotgun sequence includes these protein-coding regions:
- the LOC143290437 gene encoding uncharacterized protein LOC143290437, with amino-acid sequence MPKVQPSVQQPDMRTWEDRRKYLTPLSFFLLFFTQDLVQRLCNYTNEYARLHGHERRSLYSGWTDVTPEDVYSFLALLMYMADVQVPNVECYWFAAPLLHGLRARRIARVNSYILFCDWRKNQDMKELKRLAGYGQLDFTLELFKEMGGIGADEKICHLGLCVQYPHFAIPVPRVCSRRAIYFLTSLGQSGASGLEPE